The Triticum aestivum cultivar Chinese Spring unplaced genomic scaffold, IWGSC CS RefSeq v2.1 scaffold94222, whole genome shotgun sequence DNA segment TACTCTCTATTTTACTAAAGCAAGTGGCTGCTATTTAGGTCTAGTGAATACCAAATTGACCAACAACCTTTTTTCCAAAGTGGAAGGAATGCAGTTCTCAGCTCTCACCGTGGTGATTATACAATCTGGATTTTCGAGCTGTAGCTAGTCAACTTATGTTAGTGGCATATGTAACATAGTGTTGGTCACTGGGAATGGATGAAGCCATGAGTGAAGGAACAGGAAATGACAGAAGTATGATTTGTAGAATTTCAAAACTCAAAATATCTAGTTTTATGGAGTGATATGAAATAAGCAAACCAACTGCTTATAAAAATGTAAAATTAAACGACATATTTAGAAATGTGATTGTGAAGTCATTGTCACAAAATATGACCCCACTAAAAATGAACATTCAACCTTATTTTCAGAAGTTTGCATACAAATCCCATGTAAATTATGGTAGTGCTCACAAACAAATAAACTAAAATCGTGCTTGATCCACCATGAAACTTACTACCTTGTCTATATTCTTGAAGAGCTCAAAAAATGCTGAAGCAATGCCACCTAGCTAGATATATACTTTTGTCATGTCCAGAGATTTCCTGCACCATGAACAAGAATGCCACCGCAATAATAGTCACTCTTTTGCGACAAAAAAAATACTGACTTTGGACAGCAATGCCTGCACAACTACTATCTGTACGCCATGCATGCACCCATGTATGTCAGTAATACATATTATAAGCTTGTGAACATTGGTTTCAAAGTAGTGATACCAACAATACATCATCCAGTGATGGCCAGTCGCAGTACCTAGATGCCACTTCGGTGCCTGGTTTCAAAGTCGCAAGTTCATGGCAGGGAAAGCAATCATGTGTCTAGAGTAGAGACTTAAATAAAGACCCATGCCATGTAGATGGATCAGATAATTATGCCAATCCTGATTTTTCAGTGCAAATCCAGTTCTGAAATTTCCACTTGTTTAGTTGCTCCCAAAAAGGGCTATACAGTTAACCAAAATGAATTTTGCTCCTAACACCACAGTTTGTTTCCAACGATCAAGAGAGCGAGCTTCACCATAGTGAAGTGTGTTTGATTAAGTACCTGAGCCGGTGTTGTACATGCATATATGATATGTTCACCGCTCCTACCGGATGCCCGCCGCCGAACTCACCATCCGTTCTACACAAGCAGCAAAACCGATCAGATAAGCTATTTCGGTTGTTACTTGTATAGTCTGATGGAACGATCAGTTCCAGAATTACGCCATGGCGCCATCTTTTATATGCAATATACTGTGAACTGAATTTTCTGTCAGTGAAGTTGACAGAACAGAGTACTACAGGGTAGAGGGGTAGAGCATGCAAGTGGTGATTGTTGTGTGGTTTTTGCGTTAGTTATTTGTGCACCGGGCGTCGAGGTAGCGTTGGCTGGCCATCTGCAGCTCATAGGCGCACGAGCACAGCGGTGGCACGCCCAGCACCGCCTCCACTGCCCGCAAGGACGCCACCTAGCCGCCGCCGTATCTGGAGAAGAAGCAACAAGCATGTAAGAGTTTGTCCGTGGACGCTCTATGGATCGACCTGATCGATCACTCGTTTTTTGCATGCACCACCACACATGGCTGAACCGAGCATCCTCCTGGCGGCGCCCAGTGAGACCGTCCTCGCAGCGGCCACGGCTCGATGGTTCGCCCCCGTGTGCACGGTACGTGCCGCAGCCTGCAGTCAAAACAGAGCGCGTAGAAGGTGAAGGCAAGGGGAGCTGGTGTGCTGGGAGGGAGACTCCTGGAGCTAGGGAGCACGCCGGCGCCATTGCTCAAGGTGCAAGTTTGTTTCAATCTTCAATCCTGCTCGCTGTTGATTCTGGTTACAGTAAATTTTAGCTAGATATGGTGTAACCTAAGTGTTATGCCTAGTcttaatctatctatctatccaaTCTTCTATTCGGCGAGGTGGCTGCGCCTGTGGCAGATGTGGCCGCTGCCATGGCCGGCGCCAGACCTGGTCGATCTCCCTCTTCTGTATTTGAGAAAAAAAAATCTCCCTCTTCTCTTCTGATGAGAAGGGGAAGAGATGGTGAGAGATGAAGTCGACGGCTTTGGGGAGAGGATACGGGAGGACGCCGGTAGTGAGGCGGCATGAGGAAGACAAGGTGGTTGGCAGCGGCGACGCGTGAGGGGAGGGCAAGGGAGGTGTAGTGGTGCATGTTGAGGAGTGGGTGTGCAGCGTGCCCAGTTCTCGAGGGAGGAAGGAGGTCGTCAAGGGAGTGATCCATGGGAGTTTTTTTTCCTTCTGAGCGAGCCTAGTTGGGCTCTCTGCAGCGTCTAGGCCCAATGCACCACATGTCTTCAAATTGGCCACCAGTAGCAGCCCATAGAACAGACAGGGCCAGTTTGCAAATTTTAAAACATAAGTTTTTTAGCGCCCATGAAAAACAGAACACATATCTTTCCAAACATAATGAACTGTAGGTACCACCAAAAAAACCATAATGAACTATAGGTTGTTACAAGAACTCATGCCATCCCACAGCCGCCCTCCCACCCTGCCAACATTGTTGCAACTGCACTCGCAAGCGTTACCATAGATGATCATTTGCATGATTTcgcgtaaaacaaaataaaatctaCACACGAATAGAAGCTACACATACCTTGGCATGCACACACATTGGAAGCCATACCAAGGTGATAAGTGTTAATAACTTGTACAACATATACAACAgttaagataagtaaaagcaattTGATGAGTCATGGTCTATCAAAGCAAGCTTTATGACAACTCTAATCTATCTTAACAGGTCACACATGATTACAATCCTTTTTGTGTGCAAGTCAAGCTTATCTAGTTTACACGTAACAACTTGTAGAACATTACACAATTGATGTTTGCTAATAACTTCTAGAAAGCTAAAACACTTGACATGTAAAAAGAATTTGATGAGTCATGACCTAGTAAATCAAGTTACATTACTAGTCTCATCTATCTTAACAGGTCACACAAGATTACAAACTAAGTTCTACGCAAGCAATGCTTATCTAGTTTACACATAACAACTTGCAAAACATTACAAATTTAGTTTCAAAAAATTAGGCAATCTAGATTAGTGTTTGAGTTGTAAAGTGAATAAGATGAGTCATGTGTGTTATCACAACTTTTTGGTGGTGGAATGATAGTGCCACCAAACACAACATACCAAATTATGATTTTAGGAAGCATCCAAGCACTTTCCAGACAAGCAAATGCCAATTGTGAAGCAGATGATGCCATGGCAGCTATAAATAGGCCTGTAGCATGATGATCATCCTTCCTCATCCATCATTCTCATAAGTAGAGTGCATCATTCAAGCCAAGCAAGCAGTGGTCAATACAAATCCACCATGAAGACCTTTCTCATCCTTGCCCTCCTTGCTATCGTGGCGACCACCACCACAACTGCAGTTAGAGTTCCAGTGCCACAATTGCAGCCACAAAATCCATCTCAGCAACAACCACAAGAGCAAGTTCCATTGGTGCAACAACAACAATTTCTagggcagcaacaacaacaattTCCAGGGCAACAACAACCATTTCCACCACAACAGCCATATCCGCAGCCGCAACCATTTCTGCCACAACTACCATATCCGCAGCCACAACCATTTCCACCACAACAATCATATCCACAACCACAACCACAATATCCGCAACCACAACAACCAATTTCGCAGCAACAAGCacaactacaacaacaacaacaacaacaacaacaacaacaaatcctTCAACAAATTCTGCAACAACAACTGATTCCATGCAGGGATGTCGTCTTGCAACAACCCAATATAGCACATGCAAGCTCACAAGTATCGCAACAAAGTTACCAACTGTTGCAACAATTATGTTGTCAGCAACTGTGGCAGACCCCCGAGCAGTCACGGTGCCAAGCCATCCACAATGTCATTCATGCTATTATTttgcatcaacaacaacaacaacaacaacaacaacaacaacaacaacaacaacaacaacaacaacaacaacaacaaccgtcGAGCCAGGTCTCCTACCAGCAGCCTCAGCAACAATATCCATCAGGCCAGGGCTTCTTCCAGCCATCTCAGCAAAACCCACAGGCCCAGGGCTTTGTCCAACCTCAGCAACTGCCGCAGTTCGAGGAAATAAGGAACCTAGCGCTGCAGACGCTACCAGCAATGTGCAATGTCTACATCCCTCCATATTGCTCGACCACCATTGCGCCATTTGGCATCATGAGTACTAACTGAGAAGAGAAGAACTCTATTACTAGATATATGAAACACCGTTTTCTTAAAACATGGTTTGGTCGTTGTAGCGGTGAAAAATAAAGTGACATGCACTATCATGTAAGAACCCGAACTAGACTATTTCAAACTTGGAAATAAAAGACAAACACAGGTCTTGTCTgcatatgattgtttgtttgagttCCATTCATGTGCCCGTTCACAAGTTCACCCCTAATTATATATATTAAGCATTAGTTAGATGTTTATGTGCATTAATCTAAAGATAACAAAATGAATCTGAAACTTGAATTTAATTAAAGTATTTTCTTGGACTTTCAAATTGAGCATTGATAGTGAGGACTATCCACATCCTTGGCTTGCCCTTGA contains these protein-coding regions:
- the LOC123174140 gene encoding alpha/beta-gliadin A-V-like, with product MKTFLILALLAIVATTTTTAVRVPVPQLQPQNPSQQQPQEQVPLVQQQQFLGQQQQQFPGQQQPFPPQQPYPQPQPFLPQLPYPQPQPFPPQQSYPQPQPQYPQPQQPISQQQAQLQQQQQQQQQQQILQQILQQQLIPCRDVVLQQPNIAHASSQVSQQSYQLLQQLCCQQLWQTPEQSRCQAIHNVIHAIILHQQQQQQQQQQQQQQQQQQQQQQQPSSQVSYQQPQQQYPSGQGFFQPSQQNPQAQGFVQPQQLPQFEEIRNLALQTLPAMCNVYIPPYCSTTIAPFGIMSTN